The Corynebacterium poyangense genome includes a window with the following:
- the cas3 gene encoding CRISPR-associated helicase Cas3' — protein sequence MNTPHLHRYLWAKFDGASQPYLLLAHLLDTATVISLLYQHWLRKGLRDLLAKELGSRAPSILSFLGGIHDLGKANPYFQAQPRQHSAQWKAFRTELSGHGLDISADLTEIYIDHQELRRHENISVCGLNWSVHQEDKITTSWAPMAVIAHHGKFSIPKIFDGLISEDLEDSLAETWPLLHERIIDEVLKATKLDSSDDIPPVSPEVGILISGLLVLADRIASQAELVESGLEQLQTEALDLNAPEKWAAVRKDECLALIEKTVGIYHPWPEEELADSAILGGYPPRFTQEKAVGVGDGLWNVMAPTGSGKTEAALLRHSRRNERLIFLLPTQATTNAIMRRIQKAFQGTHNVAALAHSLAVTEDFYQQPATVSEGTREYNDHDDHYQDTGGLYPTEFIRSGASRLLAPVCVGTVDQALMGSLPSKFNHLRLLALANAHIVIDEVHTLDQYQAELMEILVKWWSATNTPVTFLTATMPAWQRDKFSRAYTGFSSTSPAQFPTVEEWSACGNSAIDIADIPTECYAIPFHLDRGEEKNLVRRHAEWVRAQRKKFPDARIGVICNTVDRAQQLAVELEGFHPVVLHSRMTAEHRNQSALTLEKTIGKGGRTRNCLVIGTQAIEASLDIDLDLLRTELCPAPSLIQRAGRLWRRQDPERNLRVPGMMNKELNISVIKHPTPGATLPYLRSLLQRVENWLERRKEIKFPTIFRISLIRPHQASKLS from the coding sequence ATGAACACCCCTCATCTCCACCGGTATCTTTGGGCCAAGTTTGATGGAGCTTCACAACCCTATCTGCTGCTCGCCCATCTTTTAGATACCGCTACCGTTATATCTTTGCTGTACCAACATTGGCTAAGAAAGGGTTTGCGGGATTTACTTGCTAAAGAATTAGGCTCTCGCGCCCCCAGTATTTTATCCTTCCTCGGAGGGATCCATGACCTGGGAAAAGCTAATCCGTATTTTCAAGCCCAGCCTCGTCAACATAGTGCACAGTGGAAAGCTTTCCGCACAGAACTTAGCGGGCACGGCTTGGACATTTCTGCTGATCTCACTGAGATATATATCGATCATCAAGAACTACGCCGCCATGAAAACATCTCGGTGTGTGGACTTAACTGGAGTGTTCACCAAGAAGACAAAATCACAACATCGTGGGCACCTATGGCAGTTATCGCCCACCACGGAAAATTCTCTATCCCAAAGATTTTCGATGGCCTCATTAGCGAAGATCTAGAAGACAGCCTCGCAGAAACATGGCCGTTATTGCACGAACGCATAATCGATGAAGTTTTAAAAGCCACCAAATTAGATTCCTCAGACGATATTCCTCCGGTATCTCCTGAAGTTGGAATTTTAATCAGTGGATTATTAGTTTTGGCAGACCGGATAGCCTCGCAGGCGGAATTAGTTGAATCAGGTCTGGAACAGCTCCAAACAGAAGCATTAGATCTGAATGCCCCTGAGAAATGGGCTGCGGTTAGGAAAGATGAATGTTTGGCGCTAATTGAAAAAACTGTCGGGATTTACCACCCTTGGCCAGAGGAAGAGTTAGCCGATAGCGCAATTCTTGGGGGATATCCTCCGCGTTTTACGCAGGAAAAAGCAGTGGGGGTTGGTGACGGGTTGTGGAACGTTATGGCGCCTACTGGATCAGGGAAAACCGAAGCTGCGTTGCTGCGGCACTCTCGACGAAATGAGCGCTTGATCTTTTTACTTCCTACCCAGGCTACAACCAACGCGATTATGCGTCGGATCCAAAAGGCTTTCCAGGGGACTCACAACGTTGCGGCGCTTGCTCATAGTCTTGCCGTTACTGAGGACTTTTATCAACAGCCTGCCACTGTCAGCGAGGGAACACGGGAGTATAACGACCACGATGACCACTATCAAGACACCGGAGGTCTGTATCCCACCGAATTTATCCGGAGCGGAGCGTCTCGACTCTTAGCCCCGGTATGCGTTGGCACGGTTGATCAAGCATTGATGGGGTCTTTGCCTTCAAAATTCAATCACTTGCGATTATTAGCACTCGCAAATGCTCACATTGTCATTGATGAGGTCCACACCTTGGATCAGTATCAAGCGGAGCTGATGGAGATCTTGGTGAAGTGGTGGTCAGCTACGAACACACCGGTGACGTTTTTGACTGCTACTATGCCGGCCTGGCAGCGGGACAAGTTTTCCCGAGCATATACCGGTTTTAGTAGCACCAGCCCAGCGCAATTCCCTACGGTCGAAGAATGGTCGGCTTGTGGCAACTCTGCTATTGATATAGCGGATATACCTACGGAGTGTTATGCCATCCCCTTTCACTTGGATAGAGGAGAAGAGAAGAATTTAGTGCGACGTCATGCGGAGTGGGTGAGAGCGCAAAGGAAAAAATTCCCTGATGCCCGGATCGGGGTTATTTGTAATACCGTCGACCGAGCTCAGCAGCTTGCTGTGGAGCTTGAGGGTTTTCACCCCGTGGTGCTGCATTCTCGGATGACAGCTGAACATCGCAACCAATCAGCATTAACTCTAGAGAAAACAATTGGGAAAGGTGGCCGAACTAGAAATTGCTTGGTTATTGGAACTCAAGCAATCGAAGCCAGTTTAGACATTGATCTTGATTTATTAAGAACAGAGTTATGCCCGGCACCGTCATTGATTCAACGCGCCGGACGGTTGTGGCGGAGGCAAGACCCCGAGCGAAACCTCCGCGTCCCCGGCATGATGAACAAAGAACTTAATATCTCGGTCATCAAACATCCGACGCCTGGCGCCACGCTTCCCTACCTTCGTTCTTTGCTGCAGCGAGTGGAAAACTGGCTTGAAAGACGAAAAGAAATAAAGTTTCCGACGATATTCAGGATTTCATTGATCAGACCACACCAAGCCTCGAAGCTCTCATAG
- a CDS encoding CRISPR-associated endonuclease Cas1 has translation MAYSEEALAFSTISPSEQIRLEDRVSYLYVEYCLIRQDRTGVIAISRGDERAPEPVNELPTKTRIQLPVGGLATLILGPGTSISQPAATSCARSGVSVLFSGSGGIQSYCLATPLTSSARWAIAQARLVANEARQRDAARILYRKQLGIDDVPMSSIAAMRGIEGRMMRDLYKKLATKHHIKGFRRDTNSPDYVNSNLNLANYILYGCAASVCSVLGINPALGIIHRGNSRSLLFDLADLYKREITIPLAFRMDKEHGGASELRKELRRCIQRRKILEEMMKIMMSILEPHLPKRDDDRLIGGMNHEVPGHTQYGSG, from the coding sequence ATGGCTTATTCCGAAGAAGCACTGGCGTTTTCTACGATCTCCCCTTCCGAACAAATTCGTCTAGAAGATCGAGTTTCTTATTTGTATGTGGAGTATTGCTTGATTCGTCAAGACCGAACCGGGGTGATTGCTATTAGCCGTGGAGATGAACGCGCCCCTGAACCGGTGAATGAACTACCTACAAAAACCCGGATTCAATTGCCCGTGGGTGGGTTGGCGACACTTATTTTAGGGCCCGGAACCAGCATTAGTCAGCCGGCGGCGACGTCTTGTGCTCGCTCAGGTGTATCGGTTCTGTTTAGCGGAAGCGGAGGAATACAGTCTTATTGTTTAGCTACCCCGCTGACCTCATCGGCTCGGTGGGCAATAGCCCAGGCTCGGCTAGTTGCTAATGAGGCGCGTCAACGAGACGCGGCGAGAATATTGTACCGAAAACAATTAGGTATTGACGATGTTCCGATGTCCTCTATTGCCGCTATGAGAGGAATCGAGGGCAGAATGATGCGAGATTTGTACAAAAAATTAGCGACAAAGCATCATATAAAAGGGTTTCGACGCGATACTAATAGCCCCGATTATGTTAATTCCAATTTAAATCTTGCTAATTACATTTTATATGGATGTGCGGCTTCTGTGTGCTCTGTTTTAGGGATAAATCCCGCGCTCGGAATAATACATCGTGGAAACTCGCGATCTTTGCTGTTTGATTTAGCGGATCTCTATAAGAGAGAAATTACGATTCCGTTGGCTTTTAGAATGGACAAAGAACACGGAGGTGCTAGTGAGCTCCGAAAAGAACTGAGGCGATGTATTCAGCGACGCAAAATTCTAGAAGAGATGATGAAAATTATGATGTCAATACTTGAACCACACCTGCCGAAGCGAGATGATGACCGACTTATTGGTGGAATGAATCACGAGGTTCCTGGGCACACCCAATACGGCAGCGGATAA
- the cas2e gene encoding type I-E CRISPR-associated endoribonuclease Cas2e, protein MFAVLQAHSLPEHLHGYLSRFFSEADTGLYVGVISRAVLEQLWERCLSAELEGSITLIHSQFDSEQGFSIRTTGPQRRPVLDFDGLTLTTRGRVENGRVWEPRNEEEMRDLPTTQKDFNS, encoded by the coding sequence ATGTTTGCGGTACTACAGGCTCATTCCCTACCTGAGCATCTCCACGGATACCTCAGCCGGTTCTTTTCAGAAGCTGACACCGGGCTTTATGTGGGAGTGATTTCTCGGGCGGTACTTGAGCAACTCTGGGAACGATGCCTTAGCGCCGAGCTAGAAGGGTCTATTACCTTGATTCATAGTCAGTTTGACAGTGAGCAAGGCTTCTCAATAAGAACCACAGGACCGCAGCGGCGCCCGGTCTTAGATTTTGATGGCCTAACCTTAACGACTCGCGGCCGGGTAGAAAATGGCCGCGTATGGGAACCACGAAACGAAGAAGAAATGAGGGATTTACCCACGACACAGAAGGATTTTAATTCTTAA
- the cas6e gene encoding type I-E CRISPR-associated protein Cas6/Cse3/CasE, whose amino-acid sequence MPTSPRFWTRFPAHLAVNKKVILSEQQNKNLAQKTRWSIDDPKFRHRAVMGLFGDIDSQSPRSELSILYRFETLPGQAPYFLVQSTQAPVHHLNLDGVQVRKVDITAPAEGTEVEFRITVNAVARRSVEIPDGSKENTKRKEVIRPLSMDPLPDGSGDSEVSAWLKAKLSPALDNMTINRHGRQVLGANRRGAHKNTRVVQVDMFDGVATVKDSDALHTLLLNGLGRAKSYGCGLLTIRPLG is encoded by the coding sequence ATGCCAACTTCACCAAGGTTTTGGACTAGATTTCCCGCCCATTTAGCCGTCAACAAAAAGGTCATCTTATCTGAGCAGCAGAACAAGAACCTCGCTCAAAAGACTAGATGGAGTATTGATGACCCAAAATTCCGCCATCGCGCTGTCATGGGGTTATTTGGAGATATTGATTCTCAATCACCTCGCTCGGAATTAAGTATCCTCTACCGCTTTGAAACACTGCCCGGGCAAGCACCGTATTTCCTCGTTCAATCCACCCAAGCACCGGTACATCACCTCAATCTTGACGGGGTGCAAGTACGGAAAGTGGACATCACTGCCCCTGCCGAGGGCACGGAAGTAGAGTTCCGGATCACAGTAAACGCAGTAGCAAGGCGAAGTGTTGAGATCCCGGACGGTTCAAAAGAGAACACTAAGCGTAAAGAAGTCATCCGCCCGCTGTCTATGGATCCGCTACCTGATGGAAGTGGGGATTCTGAAGTAAGTGCCTGGCTCAAAGCTAAACTCTCACCAGCGCTAGATAACATGACCATTAATCGGCACGGACGCCAAGTATTGGGAGCTAATCGCCGAGGAGCACACAAGAATACCCGAGTTGTCCAGGTTGATATGTTCGACGGCGTCGCTACCGTTAAGGATTCAGATGCTCTCCACACTCTTCTCCTGAATGGTCTTGGCCGGGCAAAATCCTATGGTTGCGGCCTTTTAACTATAAGACCCCTCGGCTAG